From the genome of Rhizobacter sp. AJA081-3:
GAAGGGCTCGGAGCCCGGCGCGCACATCCTGGCCGGCACGATCATGGACCCGCGCGCGCTCACCGAACTGTTCCCGAAGTGGAACGAGATGGACGCGCCGCTGAAGCAGGAGGTCACGGGCGACCAGTTCCTGTTCCTGAGCGAGACCGGCGCGAAGGCGACCCCAGAATTCCTGCTGCCCGACTGCTTCAAGAACCACGGCAACTACATCATCAGCCTGGGCACGCTGGTGCGCTGGCTCGGCCAGCAGGCCGAGGCGCTGGGGGTGGAGATCTTCCCCGGCTTCGCCGCAGCCGAAGTGCTCTACAACGACGACGGTTCGGTCAAGGGCGTGGCCACCGGCAACATGGGAGTGGGCAAGGACGGCGAACCGCACGACGGCTTCCAGATCGGCATGGAGCTGCACGCCAAGTACACGATCTTCGCCGAGGGCGCGCGCGGCCATCTCGGCAAGCAACTCATTGAGCGCTTCAAGCTGGACGCCGGCCGCGACCCGCAGAGCTACGGCATCGGTCTGAAGGAGCTGTGGGAGATCGACCCCGCCAAGCACCGGCCCGGCCACGTGATGCACACCGCCGGCTGGCCGCTGGACCCGGACACCTATGGCGGCTCGTTTGCCTATCACGCCGAGAACAACCAGCTGATGCTGGGCTTCGTGGTCGGCCTCGATTACGCGAACCCCTGGCTCAGCCCCTTCGAGGAGTTCCAGCGCTGGAAGACGCACCCCGAGATCCGCAAGCTGCTCGAAGGCGGCAAGCGCATCGGCTATGGCGCACGGGCCATCACCGCTGGCGGCATCCTCAGCCTGCCCAAGACGGTGTTCCGCGGCGGCGCACTGGTCGGCTGCGAGGCCGGCTACCTGAACGCCAGCCGAATCAAGGGCAGCCACGCCGCCATCAAGACCGGCATGCTCGCCGCCGAGGCCGCCTACGCGGCGCTGAAGGCCGGCCGCCAGCACGACGAACTGAGCGACTACCCGAAGTCCTTCGACGAGAGCTGGCTGCGCGAGGAGCTCGAGCTGTCGCGCAACTTCAAGCAGTGGTTCAAGAAGGGCCGCACCATCGCCACGCTGATGACCGGCATCGAGCAGTGGCTGTTGCCCAAGCTCGGCTTCAAGGCGCCGCCCTGGACGCTGCATCGCTCCGCTGCCGATCACACCTACCTGAAGCCGGCGGCCGAGTGCGCGCAGATCACTTACCCGAAGCCCGACGGCCAGATCACGTTCGACCGCCTGAGCTCGGTGTTCATCAGCAACACCAACCACGAAGAGAACCAGCCGGCGCACCTGACGCTCAAGCGCGCCGATGTGCCGGTGGCCACCAACTTGGCGAAGTACGCCGGCCCCGAGAGCCGCTACTGCCCGGCCGGCGTCTACGAGTTCGTCAAGAACGACGACGGCAGCGACCGCCTGCAGATCAACGCGCAGAACTGCGTGCACTGCAAGACCTGCGACATCAAGGACCCGACACAGAACATCGTCTGGGTCACGCCGGAAGGCGGTGGCGGGCCGAACTACGCAGGCATGTGAGGCCGCGGCCGCAGGCTCAGTGCCGGCGGCCGCCGTAGACCTGAGCCTGCGGTACGGCGAGCATCTGCTTGACCAGCGGCGCCCGCGCCTTGTCGGCCCAGTACGGGTGGGCCAGGTCGATCACCATGAACGGGCACGGCAGGTCGATGCGGTCGCGAAGTTCGGCCCACCAACTGTCGGCGTCCGGCTGGCCGAGCACCTTGGATCGCTCGATGACGACGATGCAGAAGCGCCAGCCCGGCGCGGCCTCGTCGGACTTGCGCACCACGAAGGCTCGGCCCGCGGCCTTCTCGCCGCGCAGCACCTCCTGGACCGAGCGCAGCGAGCGGCGGCTCAGGCCGCTGGGCTCGAAGTGCTGTGGCCCGTCGAAATCGTGCAGCGCCTCCATCGCTGCGGTGGACTGCGTCTCGCGCGTGCGCAGCAATGTGCGCCAGGTCTTCAACTCGTCGAAGCGTTCCTGCGCCTCCAGCCACCCCTCGCGGCGCTGCGCGGCGCTCCAGGCCCAGGGGTTGGCGCCGGCCTCCGCGACGCCGCGCAGCAGCTCGGAACCTTCGGCGCCGAGATCGGCCCGCGCGGCATCGACGATCAGCATGCCGAGCTCGTATCGCCCCGCCAGGTGATCGGGCCGTGCCTGCACGAGCTGGCGCAGTACCCGTTCGTACGCGATGTCCCCGTCGAGCAGGCGCGCCGCGCGTGCCCACAGCAGGTGGTCGTCGGGGTCGATCGGGCCGGCGGCGCTCTCCGCCTCCAACTCGGAGATCAGGTGTCGCTGGGCATTGGCGAAGCGATGCCGCTCGCCCCAGGGCCGCGCCACGTCATCGCGCCATGTGGCGTCGAGTCGGCCGACCCACTCGTCCAGGCCGCTGCCGAGCAGCACCTCGGCTGCGGAAGTCTCCGTCGACGCCGGCAGGCCCGGCTTGATCTGGGCAAAGTCGAGCCGGTCGCGCAGCGACGGATGCGTGTCGCTCAGGTCCGGCAGGCGCTTGAGGCCCTCGGCCAGCCAGGCCTTCGCCCGGGGGTGGCGAAGGCTGGCCGCCATGGCTTTGCACAGCTTGGCATAGGGCTGCTGCCCGGCTGGTGATGGCTCGGTGGCCGCGCTGCGGTAGACCTGCGGCCAGAACTCCTCCTGCAGAAAGCGCGCCTGCACCTCGATCGCCTGCAGGCCTTCGGCCGCATGCCTCTGGCCGACGATTTCGTGCGCCGCGCGATCGGCCTCGTACTCCTGCTGGCGCGACAGCACGAAGGCGCGCGCGTTGAATCGCGGGAAGAAATGGCGGAAGAAGAAGGCCAGCGCCAGGTCGGCGACGTTGCCTCCGATGTGGGCACGCTCGCGCGCCTGGGCCAGCATGAACCAGCTGCGCCGCGTGCGGTAGACCCACATGCCGAGCTTGCCGTGAGCGCCGCGAAGATGGCCGAACTCGTGGGCGATCACCGCGCCGAGCTGGCGTGGGCTCAGGCCCATCATCAGCGGCAGGCCGAGGATCAGCTCGTTGCGGTGCCAGCCGAGAAGGCCCAGGCGCGGCCGCTGGACCACGGCGGCATTCAGGTCGCCGTCGATCAGCACGCGGTCGGGCCGCGGCGCGCCCAGGCGCTTGCGGACCTTCTCGATTAGCTCGAACAGCCGCGGCGCATCCTTGGCCGTGATCGGCAGGCCCTGTGGCGCCGCCGGGCGCATCCACAGTGCGCGCAGCAGCGAGATCAGGAGAGACAGGCAGCCCAGCACCAGCATGATCTTCCAGCCCTGGACGCGGCCGTGCAGCAACTGGCCGGCACCCCACCAAAGACCGAGCGCGGAGGCGACGAGCGTGACGAGGATCGCCGCGTAGCCGAACGCCGCCATCGCTGCCGTGAAGCGCGCGAAGCGCTGCGGCGCGTGGCGGCTTTCGTGTTCGTAGTCCGCCACGAGGCGGCGGAACGCCTGATCGTCCATGCTGTTCTTCTCCCTGGCAGCAGTCTTGCCGAGAGCGCGGCGAGCGTTCTGTGGCCGGCTACGAGGCCTCAGGCGAGGTGCCAAGTTGTTCACGCAATCGGCCGGTGCCGCCGATTCGAGTCGATAGAATGCGAACGCCCATGAGCACCCTGCCCCGCCGCCGATTCATCGCCGCCCTCGTGGCGCTGCCCTTGGCTGCGCGGGCGCGCAGCAGCGAGCCGCGCGTGCTGGCCTTCAACCACCTGCACACCGGCGAGCGGCTCGAGCTGGAGTACTTCAGCGCCGGCGCCTACCTGCCGGATGCGCTGGGCGCCGTGAACCACCTGCTGCGCGACTTCCGCAGCGGCGATGTCGGCACCATCGATCCTGCCCTGCTCGACCTGCTGCACGCGCTGCGCGAGCGCACCGGCACGCACAGGCCGTTCCAGATCATCTCGGGCTATCGCTCGCCGGCCACCAACCAAATGCTGCACGAGCGCAGCAGCGGCGTGGCGACGAAGAGCCTGCACATGAGCGGCCAGGCCATCGACATCCGCCTGGCCGACGTGCCGCTGGCGCGGCTGCGCGATGCGGCCTTGGCGCTGCGCGGTGGCGGCGTGGGCTTCTACCCCGGATCGGATTTCGTCCACGTCGACACCGGGCGCGTTCGCGCCTGGTAGCGCGCTGCGCGCTTCAGCGCGTGCTGCGCGCGGCTGCGCGTTCCAGCGCGCGTTCGAGCGAGATGTCGTGGCCGTACAGGTCGTCGGCGAAGTGCAGCAGAGCGTCGTCGGGCGTGACCGCCGCGGTCACGTAGTACAGGATCACCGGCACCGGCTGGCTCAGGTTGACCTGCCGCGTCTTCCCGCCCGCCATCGCGGCCTCGATGCGTTCTCGCGTCCAGTCCGGCTGGTCGCGCAGGAGCCATGAGGCCAGTGCCGGCGGGTCCTCGACGCGCACGCAGCCGTGGCTGAAGTCGCGTCGACTGCGGCCGAACAGCTGCTGCGCCGGCGTGCCGTGCAGGTACACGTTGTCGTCGTTCGGGAAGATGAACTTGACCAGGCCCAGAGAGTTCTTCGGCCCCGGCCGCTGGCGGATGCGCAGCGTGCCGGCGCGCGCCGCCGCCAGGTTGTCGGGCGAGGCCTGCATCGGCTGCGCATCGTCGCCTTGCCCGGCCACCAGTTCCATGTCGTGGCGTTGCAGGTACAGCGGATCGGCCTCGGCCGCGGGCAGCACCTCGTTGCGCAGGATCGATCTGGGCACGTTCCAGTAGGGGCGGAAGATCAGGTGCGTCATCTCGTCGGCAAACACCGGCGTCTGCGTGCGCAGCGCGCGGCCGACGATGACGCCCATGCGCACGGCTGGCGCAGCCTCGGGCGCGCCGGCGTCCCAGGCCCACAGGCGGAACATGGGGATGTTGATGGCGATGAAGGGCCGGCCGCTGCGATGCGGCAACCAGCGCAGCCGCTCCATCGCGAGCTCGATCTGGCGCACGCGCTGCGTGGGCGTCGTGTTCAAGGCGGCGAGCGTGCCGCGTCCGATCACGCCATCGGCATCGAGACCGTGGCGGGACTGGAAGCGCCGCACGCCGGCCGCGAGTGCCTCGTCGTAGAGCGCCGAAGCCGGCGCCGAATCCGCCGGCAGGTCGCCGAAGGCGACGAGCCGCTCACGCAGAGCGACACTGCCTTCGTAGGTCTGCCCGGGCTGGAGCTTGCCGGCCTTGCCGAGCGCTGGCAGTGCTGCGAAGGTCGGCCCCGACGCGAGTTCTCGGTAGCGCGCCAAGGCCTGGCGCAACTGTCGGTACTGCGCCAAGGGCGGCGTGAGCTCGTCGGCCAGCGCGCGCAGTTGTGCGCCATCGGCGAGTGCCGACAGGCGCTGCGCGGTCTCGCCTTCCGGCAGGGGTTCGGCGACGACGCGAAAGCCCAGGTCCTTCGGCGTCACCCGGCCCTGATGCAGGTGGCGAAGGTAGCGCAGAACGGCCGCCTGAAGCGCGGCATCGGTGTCCGCCGCGGCCGGATCGAGGCGGTAGTCCGATGCGTCCAGGCCCTGCTCGCCGGCGCGGGCCAGCATGGCCTGTGCTTCGCCCGCCCAGGGCAGCGCGGCGCCTGCCACGCCGCAGCCCAGCACCAGGCCCAGCGCCGCCAGCGCGCGGCGCACCCTGCGCGCGACGCTCATCCGCGCGGCGTGCCCCAGTTCGGCGGCCGCTTGTCGATGAAGGCCTGCACGCCTTCGAGCGCGCTTTCATCCATCATGTTGCAGGCCATGGTCTGGCCGGCGTCGTCGTAGGCGGCGGCGATGCCCTTCTCGAGCTGCCGGTAGAACAGGCTCTTGCCCATGGCCAGCGCGACGCGCGGCTTGGCCACGATGGCCGCGACCAGCGATTCCACCGCCTCGTCCAGCGCCTCGGGTGCGGCGACGCGGTTGATCAGGCCCTTCGCCAGCGCCTCTTCGGCCGAGATGAAGCCGCCGGTGACGAGCATCTCGAACGCTGCCTTGCGCGACAGGTTGCGCGACAGGGCGACGCTGGGGGTCGAGCAGAACAGGCCGAGGTTGACGCCGGAGACGGCGAAGCGCGCATCGCGGCTGGCCACGGCGAGATCGCACATCGCCACGAGCTGGCAGCCTGCCGCGGTGGCGATGCCGTGCACTCGCGCGATCACCGGCACCGGCAACTTCTGCACTGCGAGCATCACCTGCGTGCATTGCGCGAACAGGCGCTGGTAGTAGTCGAGCGAGGGGTCGGCGCGCATCTCCTTCAGGTCGTGGCCGGCGCAGAAGGCCTTTCCCGCGGCGCCGAGCACGACGACACGCGCCGATTCGTCCCGTGCGACGGCGTCGAACTCGGCCTGCAGTGCGGCGAGCATGCCTTCGGACAGCGAATTGAAGGCGTTCGGCCGGTTCAGCGTCAGGCTGACGACGCCGCGCGCATCGGTGGAACGTTGCACCAGGGCTTCGGTGGATGTCATCTCGGTCTCCTCACTCGATCGCCGAGGCGCTCTTGGCGCGCTCGCGCAGCTGGAACTTCTGGATCTTGCCGGTCGATGTCTTGGGAATCGGCTCGAAGCGGATCTCGCGCGGCACCTTGTAGCCGGCGAGCAGCGTCTTGCAGTGGGCGATCAGCTCTTCCGCGCTCGGATTCGAGCCCGGCTTGAGCTCGACGAAGGCCAGCGGCGTCTCGCCCCACTTCGGGTGCGGCCGCGCCACCACCGCGCAGGCCATCACCGCCGGGTGGCGGTACAGCGCGTCTTCGACCTCGATGGAGCTGATGTTCTCGCCGCCGGAGATGATGATGTCCTTGCTGCGGTCCTTGATCTTCACGTAGCGGTCGGGCTCCATCACCGCCAGGTCGCCTGTGTGGAACCAGCCGCCCTCGAAAGCTTTGCCGGTGGACTTCGGGTTCTTCAGATAGCCCTTCATGACGATGTTGCCGCGGAACATGATCTCGCCCATGGTCTGCCCGTCGGCGGGCGTTTCGCGCATCGTTTCCGGGTCCATCACCGTCATGCCTTCCTGCAGCATGTAGCGCACGCCCTGGCGGCCGTTCAGGCGCGCCTGCTCCGACAGGCTCTCGCCCGCCCAGCTGTCGCGCTTGACGGCGACCGAGGCGGGACCGTAGACCTCGGTGAGACCGTACACGTGCGTGATGTCGAAGCCCAGCTTCGCCATGCCCTCGATCATCGCGGCGGGCGGCGCCGCGCCGGCGACCATGCCGCGCACCTTCTGGCGGATGCCGGCGCGCATCTCATCGGGCGCGGCGATGATCAGGTTGTGAACGATCGGCGCTGCGCAGTAGTGGTCGACGCCGTGCTCGCGCATCGCTGCCAGGATGGCCGGAGCTTCCACGCGGCGCAGGCACACATGCGTGCCGCCGAGCATGGCCACCGTCCAGGGGAAGCACCAGCCGTTGCAGTGGAACATCGGCAGCGTCCAGAGGTACTTCGGGAAATGCGGCATGGTCCAGGTGGCCGCATTGCACACCGCGTTGAGGTAGGCGCCGCGGTGGTGCGTCACCACGCCCTTGGGGTCGCCGGTGGTGCCCGAGGTGTAGCTGACGGCGATGGCGTCCCACTCGTCGGCAGGCGCATCGAGGGTCGCCAGCGGATCGTGAGCCGCGAGCAGCGCCTCGTACTCGTGCGTGCCGAGACGCTCGCCGGCGCCGGTGTATTCGCTGTCGTCGACATCGATCACCACCGGCGTGCGGCCATGATCTTCCTTCAGCAGGCGCAGCGCCTCGCGCATGGTCGGCGCGAACTCGCGGTCGGTGATCACCACCGCGGCTTCACAGTGGTTCATCTGCCAGGCCAGCAAGGGTGCATCCAGCCGCGTGTTCAGCGTGTTGATCACCGCGTTGAGCGCCGGGATCGCGTAGTGCGCCTCGACCATCTCCGGCGTGTTGGGCAGCATCACCGTCACGGTCGTGCCGCGCGCGACGCCAAGGCTGCGAAGGGCCGCAGCCAGCCGTGCCGAACGCTCGCGCACGGACTTCCAGTCGTAGCGGCGCTGGCCGTGGATCACCGCAGGCAGGTCGCCGAAAACCTCGGCACTGCGCTCGACGAAATTGACAGGCGTCAAGGCCGCGAAGTTCGCTGCGTTGCGGTCGAGGTGCTGGTCGTAGATGCTGCTCATGCGAAGGGCCTTGTGCTGCCGGGCTTGGCGAGGAATCTTACGCGCCGGCGTGTCGCGCCCCGGGAACATGCCGATGCGCCGAGGCGCGCCGCGGCGAAAATGGCGCGGCCCCCCTCAAGAGGTCGCATGGGTTCCGAAGCAGTACGAGAGAACGCCCACGAGCGCGCCCTCCCCGCGTCGGCGGATGCACTGGACGCCCAGGTCCGCGACGCCCAGTACGCGATGATCTTCGACCGCTCCCGCGCGTCGAACCTGATCGGCACCCCGTTCGCGGTGCTGGTGTGCTGGGTCCTGTGGGGTGCCATCGATCACCGGCTGCTGCTGGGCTGGCTGGGCCTGAAGGCCAGCGTCACGCTCTGGCGGCTGGCCGTCACTCGGGCCTACGACCGGGGCGGGCCGCAGCAGACACCGCGCTGGGGCCGGCATTTCCTGTGGGCCCTGACGGCCGAAGGAACCGTGTTCGGGCTGCTCGGCACCGTGCTGCTGCCGCTGAACGACCCGGCGCTGGCGGCCACCATGATCGCCACGCTGCTGGGCATTGCCGCGATCGGCCTGGTGGTGCTGTCGATGAGCCTGCCGGCCTCGCTGGCGCTGACGGTGCCTGCCGTCCTGCCGGCGGCCGTGTTGCAGTTCTGGCTCGCCGACGCGGTGGCGGTCTACACCGGCGTGGGCATGCTGGTCTTCCTCGGGCTGGTGTTCGTCGAGGGGCGTCGCGCCAGCGAGCACACCCGCGCCATGCTGCGCCTGAGATTCCAGATGGACGAACTGGCCACGCAGCGCCAGCAGGCGCTGGACCAGGCCGAGCGCAGCAACGCGGTGAAGAGCCAGTTCCTGGCCACCATGAGCCACGAAATGCGCACGCCGCTGCACGGCCTGCTGGGCATGGCCCGCCTGCTGCAGCGCGAGGCGCCGCAACTCAGCCCCGACAAGCAGGCCGAAAGCCTGCAGATCGTCGAGCGCACCGGCGAACACCTGCTGGGCATCATCAACGACGTGCTCGACCATTCGCGCATCGAGAGCGGCCACCTGCGCCTGCTGCGCCAGGGTTTCGACCTGCGTGCCCTGCTCGTCTCGGTGGTCGGCCTGCTCAAGCCAGCCGCGCTCGAGAAGGGCCTCGGCCTGAACCTCGTCGACCTGCTGCCGGCGCGATGCCACGTCGAGGGCGATGCGAACCGGCTGCGCCAGGTGCTTCTCAACCTGGCCGGCAATGCCGTCAAGTTCACCGACCACGGCGGCGTCACGATCGCCGCGCGCCGCGATGCCGGCGGCACGGTGGTGATCGACGTCAGCGACACCGGCCCGGGCGTGCCGTTGGGTGAACGCGAACGCATCTTCGATGCCTTCCGGCAGCTCGACGGATCGTTCTCGCGGCGCCATGGCGGCACCGGCCTGGGCTTGACGATCTCGCGCGACCTGATGATCGCGATGGGTGGCTCGCTCGAATGCCTGGATGCGCCGGGCGGTGGTGCGCTGTTCCGGCTGAACGTGAGTCTGCCCGACGCGCTGATGACCCTGCCCATCGGCCCGGCCGAAGCGCCGGGCCCCGCTGTGCCCACGTTGCTGCGCGGCCGCGTTCTGCTGGTGGAGGACAACCCGGTCAATGCGCTGGTTGCCGAAGCCTCTCTGCGCCGCCTCGGGCTGGAGGTGGAAAGCGTCGCCGACGGCGAAGGCGCCGTGGCGCTGGCCACCCGGGATCCGTTCGACCTGATCCTGATGGATTGCCAGATGCCGGGGATCGACGGCTTCGAGGCCACCGCGCGAATCCGCGAGTTCGAACGCACCGCCAGCCGCCGGCCGGTGCCGATCGTGGCGCTGACCGCCAATGCGATGGCGGGCGACCGCGAGCGCAGCCTGGGCGCCGGCATGAACGATCACCTGGCCAAGCCCTTCCACGACGACGAGCTCGGCGGCGTGCTACGGCGTCACCTGGCCGCCTGAGCGGGGCGCGCCTGGTCGCTAAGCACTCGCGGCAGCGAGTGCCTGGTCGATGTCCCAGAGGATGTCGTCGACATGCTCGATGCCCACCGACATGCGCACCATGTCGGGCAGTACGCCGGCAGCGATCTGCTGCGCTTCGTCGAGCTGGCGGTGCGTCGTCGAGGCCGGATGGATGATCAGCGTGCGCGTGTCGCCGATGTTGGCCAGGTGGCTCATGAACTGCGCCGACTCGATGAACTTCACGCCGGCGGCGATGCCCCCCTTGACGCCGAAGGCGAGCAGCCCCGAGGCGCCGCGCATCTGGCGCTGCACGAGCGCGTGCTGCGGGTGCTCGGGCAATCCGGGATAGCTGACCCAGCTCACCTGAGGGTGCGACCTCAAGTATTCGGCCACGCGCAGCGCGTTGCTGCAGTGCCGCTCCATGCGCAGGTGCAGCGTCTCGGTGCCTTGCAGGATCTGCCAGGCAGCCATCGGCGACAGCGCCGCGCCGTACACGCGCAGCGTCTCCATGCGGGCGCGCATGGTGAATCCGAAGTCGCCGAAGGTCTCGTAGAACTTCACGCCGTGGTAGCCGGGCGACCGCTCGGTCATGCCCGGGAACTTGCCGTTGTCCCAGGGAAACTTGCCGCTTTCCACGATGACGCCAGCCAGCGTCGTGCCATGGCCGCCGAGGTACTTGGTGGCCGAGTGCACGACGATGTCGGCGCCGAAGCGGATCGGGTTGCACAGGAAGGGCGACGGCACCGTGTTGTCGATCACCAGCGGCACGCCGTGGGCATGGGCCACGTCGGCCACGGCCTGGATGTCGAGCACCGTCAGGCTCGGGTTGCCCAGGCTCTCGGCGAACACGGCGCGGGTGTTCGGGCGCATCGCGGTGGCAAAGGCGTCGGGCTTCGTGGCATCGACGAACGTGGTCTCGATGCCGAACTTCTTCAGGTTCACGGCCAGCATGGTCACCGTGCCGCCGTACAGCGCACCGGCGGCGACCACGTGGTCGCCCTGCTGCAGGATGGTCATCAGCGCCATCGCCTCGGCGGCCATGCCGCTGGCCGAGGCCACCGCGGCGCGGCCGCCTTCGAGCGCGGCCACACGTTCCTCCAGCGCCGCCACCGTGGGATTGGACAGGCGCGAGTAGACGTTGCCGAAGGTCTGCAGGTTGAACAGCGACGCGGCGTGGTCGGCGCTGTCGAACACGAAGCTGGTGGTCTGGTAGATCGGCAAGGCGCGCGCGCCCGTGGCGGCGTCGGGGATCTGGCCGGCGTGGATGGCGAGCGTTTCGGGCTGGAAGACGTGGTCGGCCATGGCGATCCTCAGACAGGGCGGCGGGCCGAGATCACGCGGGTGTTGACGCCGGCCCAGTGCAGGCCGCCGAACAGACGCGCATGTTCGATCTTCACGCAGCGGTCCATCACCGAATCGAGCCCGGCCTCACGCGCGATGGCATCGGCCTCGAGGTTCACCATGCCGAGCTGCTGCCACAGGCACTTCGCGCCGATGGCCACGGCCGAGCGCGCGATCGGCGGCACATCGGCCGCCTTGCGGAACACGTCGACCATGTCCACAGGGAACGGGATCGCCTCCAGGCTCGGGTAGCAGGCCTCGCCCAGCACCTGCTCGTAGCGCGGATTGACCGGCACGATGCGGTAGCCGTGCTCCTGCATGTACTTGGCGGCGAAGTAGCTCGGCCGGTGCCATTCGGCCGACAGGCCCACCACCGCGACGGTGCGGCAGGTCTTCAGGATGCGGCGCAGTTCGGCGATGGTGTCGGCCATGCTCGCGACGATAGCAGGCGAGCGTCGCGTGCCAAAGAAAAGGGCCCGGCATCGCCGGGCCCGCTGTCCTGTCGTGCGCGAAGCGCGTCAGGCGTGCTTCTTGTCGAAGAACTGCTCGTCTTCCGTCGAGCCCTTCAGCGCGGCGGTCGAGGCCTCGCGCTCGATGGTCGTCGTCACGGCGTCGAAGTAGCCGGTGCCGACCTCGCGCTGGTGCTTCACCGCGGTGAAACCACGCTCGGCGGCAGCGAATTCCTTCTCCTGCAGCTCGACGAAGGCGCTCATGTTGTTGCGCGCATAGCCGTAGGCCAGGTCGAACATGCCGTAGTTCAGGCTGTGGAAGCCGGCCAGCGTGATGAACTGGAACTTGTAGCCCATCGCGCCCAGCTCGCGCTGGAACTTGGCGATCGTCGCGTCGTCGAGGTTCTTCTTCCAGTTGAACGAGGGCGAGCAGTTGTAGGCCAGCAGCTTGCCCGGGAACTTGGCATGGATCGCGTCGGCGAAGGCCTTGGCGAAGGCCAGGTCGGGCTTGCCGGTCTCGCACCAGATCAGGTCGGCATACTCGGCATAGGCCAGGCCGCGGCTGATCGATTGCTCCAGGCCATTGCGCGTCTTGAAGAAGCCTTCGACGGTGCGCTCGCCGGTCAGGAAGGGCTTGTCATTGGCGTCGACGTCGCTGGTGACGAGGTCGGCAGCTTCCGCGTCGGTGCGGGCCAGCAGGATGGTCGGCGTGCCCATCACGTCGGCAGCCAGGCGCGCGGCGACGAGCTTGGCGACGGCTTCACGCGTGGGCACCAGCACCTTGCCACCCATGTGGCCGCACTTCTTCACCGAAGCGAGCTGGTCTTCGAAGTGCACGCCGGCCGCGCCCGCGTCGATCATCGACTTCATCAGTTCAAAGGCGTTCAGCACGCCGCCGAAGCCGGCTTCCGCATCGGCCACGATGGGCGCGAAGTAGTCGATGTCGTTCTTGCCTTCGCTCCACTGGATCTCGTCGGCGCGCTTGAAGGTGGCGTTGATGCGCTTGACGACCTTCGGCACCGAGTCCACCGCGTACAGCGACTGGTCGGGGTACATCTCGCCGTTGCTGTTGGCGTCGCCCGCAACCTGCCAGCCCGACAGGTAGATGGCCTTCAGGCCGGCCTTGACCTGCTGCATGGCCTGGTTGCCAGTCAGCGCTCCCAGCGAGTTGACGAAGGGCTCGGTGTTGATCAGCTTCCACAGCTTCTCGGCGCCGCGCTTGGCGAGCGTGTGCTCGATGGGCAGCGAACCGCGCAGGCGCACCACGTCGGCGGCGGTGTAGCCGCGCTTGATGCCCTTCCAGCGCGGGTTCTCGGCCCAATCCTTCTCGAGGGCGGCAATTTGTTGGTCGCGGGTCAGATTCGTCATGAGGACCTCCGTGGGTGTGAAGACAAGGACAGAAAGCGAAATCTCTGGCCTCAAGGTTAGTCCGGTGCGCGACAGCTGGGAAGACTTATGTCTTATAGAAGACTAAAAATGTTCTTTCGTAAAATCAACAGGTTATGCTCATCTTGCCGGGATGCGAAACGCCATCCTTCACAATGAGAAAGATTGTGGCAGTGCAGCACGAGCGTCTTCCGCAATGCAAAACGTTCATCCCTGATCGTGAAATGAGCTCGAACGCTTCGCGACCCTATGATCGCCGGCCGGTTTCAGCGGGTCCGCCGATGAG
Proteins encoded in this window:
- a CDS encoding acyl-CoA synthetase — encoded protein: MSSIYDQHLDRNAANFAALTPVNFVERSAEVFGDLPAVIHGQRRYDWKSVRERSARLAAALRSLGVARGTTVTVMLPNTPEMVEAHYAIPALNAVINTLNTRLDAPLLAWQMNHCEAAVVITDREFAPTMREALRLLKEDHGRTPVVIDVDDSEYTGAGERLGTHEYEALLAAHDPLATLDAPADEWDAIAVSYTSGTTGDPKGVVTHHRGAYLNAVCNAATWTMPHFPKYLWTLPMFHCNGWCFPWTVAMLGGTHVCLRRVEAPAILAAMREHGVDHYCAAPIVHNLIIAAPDEMRAGIRQKVRGMVAGAAPPAAMIEGMAKLGFDITHVYGLTEVYGPASVAVKRDSWAGESLSEQARLNGRQGVRYMLQEGMTVMDPETMRETPADGQTMGEIMFRGNIVMKGYLKNPKSTGKAFEGGWFHTGDLAVMEPDRYVKIKDRSKDIIISGGENISSIEVEDALYRHPAVMACAVVARPHPKWGETPLAFVELKPGSNPSAEELIAHCKTLLAGYKVPREIRFEPIPKTSTGKIQKFQLRERAKSASAIE
- a CDS encoding ATP-binding protein, whose product is MGSEAVRENAHERALPASADALDAQVRDAQYAMIFDRSRASNLIGTPFAVLVCWVLWGAIDHRLLLGWLGLKASVTLWRLAVTRAYDRGGPQQTPRWGRHFLWALTAEGTVFGLLGTVLLPLNDPALAATMIATLLGIAAIGLVVLSMSLPASLALTVPAVLPAAVLQFWLADAVAVYTGVGMLVFLGLVFVEGRRASEHTRAMLRLRFQMDELATQRQQALDQAERSNAVKSQFLATMSHEMRTPLHGLLGMARLLQREAPQLSPDKQAESLQIVERTGEHLLGIINDVLDHSRIESGHLRLLRQGFDLRALLVSVVGLLKPAALEKGLGLNLVDLLPARCHVEGDANRLRQVLLNLAGNAVKFTDHGGVTIAARRDAGGTVVIDVSDTGPGVPLGERERIFDAFRQLDGSFSRRHGGTGLGLTISRDLMIAMGGSLECLDAPGGGALFRLNVSLPDALMTLPIGPAEAPGPAVPTLLRGRVLLVEDNPVNALVAEASLRRLGLEVESVADGEGAVALATRDPFDLILMDCQMPGIDGFEATARIREFERTASRRPVPIVALTANAMAGDRERSLGAGMNDHLAKPFHDDELGGVLRRHLAA
- a CDS encoding O-acetylhomoserine aminocarboxypropyltransferase/cysteine synthase family protein; protein product: MADHVFQPETLAIHAGQIPDAATGARALPIYQTTSFVFDSADHAASLFNLQTFGNVYSRLSNPTVAALEERVAALEGGRAAVASASGMAAEAMALMTILQQGDHVVAAGALYGGTVTMLAVNLKKFGIETTFVDATKPDAFATAMRPNTRAVFAESLGNPSLTVLDIQAVADVAHAHGVPLVIDNTVPSPFLCNPIRFGADIVVHSATKYLGGHGTTLAGVIVESGKFPWDNGKFPGMTERSPGYHGVKFYETFGDFGFTMRARMETLRVYGAALSPMAAWQILQGTETLHLRMERHCSNALRVAEYLRSHPQVSWVSYPGLPEHPQHALVQRQMRGASGLLAFGVKGGIAAGVKFIESAQFMSHLANIGDTRTLIIHPASTTHRQLDEAQQIAAGVLPDMVRMSVGIEHVDDILWDIDQALAAASA
- a CDS encoding CoA-binding protein, whose translation is MADTIAELRRILKTCRTVAVVGLSAEWHRPSYFAAKYMQEHGYRIVPVNPRYEQVLGEACYPSLEAIPFPVDMVDVFRKAADVPPIARSAVAIGAKCLWQQLGMVNLEADAIAREAGLDSVMDRCVKIEHARLFGGLHWAGVNTRVISARRPV
- the aceA gene encoding isocitrate lyase; protein product: MTNLTRDQQIAALEKDWAENPRWKGIKRGYTAADVVRLRGSLPIEHTLAKRGAEKLWKLINTEPFVNSLGALTGNQAMQQVKAGLKAIYLSGWQVAGDANSNGEMYPDQSLYAVDSVPKVVKRINATFKRADEIQWSEGKNDIDYFAPIVADAEAGFGGVLNAFELMKSMIDAGAAGVHFEDQLASVKKCGHMGGKVLVPTREAVAKLVAARLAADVMGTPTILLARTDAEAADLVTSDVDANDKPFLTGERTVEGFFKTRNGLEQSISRGLAYAEYADLIWCETGKPDLAFAKAFADAIHAKFPGKLLAYNCSPSFNWKKNLDDATIAKFQRELGAMGYKFQFITLAGFHSLNYGMFDLAYGYARNNMSAFVELQEKEFAAAERGFTAVKHQREVGTGYFDAVTTTIEREASTAALKGSTEDEQFFDKKHA